From Pseudomonas sp. CCI4.2, one genomic window encodes:
- a CDS encoding NADPH-dependent F420 reductase translates to MNIGIIGAAAVGETLAAECIRAGHEVLLSNRRGPASLTSLIHRLGHKAKAGTLEQAAACNLVILAIPWVSVAQALPALPKWEGRILIDATNTFLNYLPDYKVADLGDDSGSEIIARLAPDARVVKAFNTLPIAGFFTGAPDGHRRVAFLAGDDAQAKACVTDLIKSLGLAPIDLGPLASGGRQMHLGGVFNGAELLKPDER, encoded by the coding sequence ATGAACATCGGAATTATTGGCGCGGCAGCTGTCGGTGAAACCTTGGCGGCAGAATGTATTCGTGCGGGCCATGAAGTGCTCCTCAGTAACCGCAGGGGACCCGCTAGCCTGACGTCGCTGATTCATCGGCTGGGTCACAAAGCCAAGGCCGGCACGCTGGAGCAGGCTGCGGCGTGCAATCTGGTGATACTGGCGATTCCTTGGGTCAGCGTGGCGCAAGCGTTGCCGGCTTTACCAAAATGGGAAGGGCGCATCCTCATCGATGCCACCAATACCTTCCTCAATTACTTGCCCGATTACAAAGTGGCCGACCTGGGCGACGACAGCGGCAGTGAAATCATTGCCCGCCTTGCACCGGACGCCAGGGTGGTCAAGGCGTTCAATACCTTGCCTATCGCTGGTTTCTTCACTGGGGCGCCCGATGGCCACAGGCGCGTAGCGTTTCTCGCTGGAGACGATGCCCAGGCCAAGGCGTGCGTCACCGACCTGATCAAGTCCCTGGGGCTGGCGCCCATCGACCTCGGCCCGTTGGCCAGTGGCGGGCGGCAGATGCACTTGGGCGGGGTATTCAATGGTGCCGAGCTGTTGAAGCCTGACGAACGCTGA
- a CDS encoding tetratricopeptide repeat protein, producing the protein MNKNTTTRSARRPSALLLAGCLAATLLSAQVLASGGDSDESDTPKKPNCPKGQVYDTKTKSCVNQQSSLTPDADKTDYAYRLAKAGRYQEALSLLDTLKEPNTAKALNYRGYATRKLGRTDEGISYYLKSVALDPNYAQVREYLGEAYVIKGQLDLAKEQLATIKTLCSTTCEEYRDLAHAINHSSRT; encoded by the coding sequence ATGAACAAAAATACCACCACAAGATCCGCTCGTCGTCCTTCGGCTTTGCTCTTGGCGGGCTGTTTGGCTGCCACGTTGTTAAGCGCGCAGGTGCTGGCCTCCGGCGGTGACAGCGATGAATCGGACACGCCGAAAAAACCAAACTGTCCCAAGGGCCAGGTCTACGACACCAAAACCAAGTCCTGCGTGAATCAACAAAGCAGCCTGACTCCCGATGCGGACAAAACCGATTACGCCTACCGACTGGCCAAGGCCGGGCGCTACCAAGAGGCGCTTTCGCTGCTGGACACCCTGAAAGAACCGAACACGGCCAAGGCACTGAATTACCGCGGTTATGCCACCCGTAAACTGGGCCGCACCGATGAAGGCATCAGCTATTACCTGAAATCCGTGGCGCTGGACCCTAACTACGCGCAAGTCCGCGAATACTTGGGCGAGGCCTATGTCATCAAGGGGCAGCTGGATTTGGCCAAGGAACAGTTGGCAACCATCAAAACCCTGTGCAGCACGACCTGCGAGGAATACCGTGATTTGGCTCACGCCATCAATCACTCCTCACGGACGTGA
- the copC gene encoding copper homeostasis periplasmic binding protein CopC, with amino-acid sequence MSAQRFKKAMTSFALLASFVTATSVFAHAHLQSQTPAADSTVSAPKELRLNFSEGVEEKFTKVVLTTDTGKAVSVKSIATAADDKKILIVTPAALLVAGQYHVEWHAVSVDTHKSDGSYAFTVSP; translated from the coding sequence ATGTCTGCCCAACGTTTTAAGAAAGCCATGACCTCGTTCGCCCTGCTCGCCTCGTTCGTCACTGCCACCTCCGTCTTCGCCCATGCTCACCTGCAAAGCCAGACACCCGCGGCTGACAGCACCGTGAGCGCGCCTAAAGAATTACGCCTGAACTTCTCCGAAGGCGTCGAGGAAAAATTCACCAAGGTGGTTCTCACGACCGACACCGGTAAAGCCGTTAGCGTAAAAAGCATTGCCACTGCTGCAGACGATAAAAAAATCCTGATTGTGACCCCGGCGGCGCTGCTGGTTGCCGGTCAATACCACGTCGAATGGCACGCGGTTTCGGTCGATACCCATAAGAGCGATGGCTCATACGCGTTCACGGTAAGCCCTTAA
- the copD gene encoding copper homeostasis membrane protein CopD produces MQTALILCRFVHFAAVLLLFGSCLFRTGFFRVQLKTVDTAALDTKLTWCARALIPLALVSGVLLLVFIAASMAGSWQEGFDPNTLALVLKQTFFGKVWSVHLLLNALLLVGVVSPRRSSPTLRLILAALLLATLAPVGHGAMFDGTLGELMILNQLVHLYGVGAWLGGLLLLSLLMVNSAPANHVLPLLLRFSGVGYGLVALIITTGLINVRVMSGALWPEPALSGFGLILLIKVCLVLCMLLLALFNRLLLNHHAQQFNVLRTSIAVECLFGLLAVAAVSLLGTLPPMLAT; encoded by the coding sequence ATGCAAACCGCGCTCATCCTGTGCCGTTTCGTGCACTTTGCTGCAGTCTTGTTGCTGTTTGGAAGCTGCCTGTTTCGGACAGGGTTCTTCCGCGTCCAGCTAAAGACCGTAGACACCGCTGCGCTAGACACAAAGCTCACGTGGTGCGCACGCGCATTGATTCCTTTGGCCCTTGTCAGTGGCGTGCTGCTGCTGGTGTTTATCGCCGCGAGCATGGCGGGCAGTTGGCAAGAAGGGTTCGATCCAAACACCCTTGCGCTGGTCTTGAAACAAACATTTTTTGGCAAGGTCTGGAGCGTCCATCTGCTGCTGAACGCCCTGCTGTTGGTCGGTGTGGTTTCACCTCGACGCTCTTCGCCCACCCTGCGCCTGATCCTCGCCGCGTTGCTACTCGCAACACTGGCGCCGGTCGGTCATGGGGCGATGTTCGATGGCACGCTCGGTGAGTTGATGATCCTCAATCAACTTGTCCACTTGTACGGCGTAGGTGCGTGGCTAGGCGGCTTGTTGCTGTTGTCGTTGCTGATGGTGAACTCGGCGCCCGCCAACCATGTCCTGCCGCTGCTGCTGCGGTTCAGTGGCGTCGGCTACGGCTTGGTGGCGTTGATTATCACCACTGGCCTGATCAACGTCCGGGTCATGAGCGGCGCGTTATGGCCAGAACCCGCACTGTCCGGGTTCGGACTGATTTTGCTGATCAAGGTGTGCCTAGTGCTGTGCATGCTGCTGTTGGCGCTGTTTAATCGGTTGCTACTCAATCATCACGCTCAACAATTCAATGTTCTGCGCACGAGCATCGCCGTGGAGTGCCTGTTCGGTTTACTGGCGGTGGCGGCGGTATCGTTGTTGGGAACACTGCCGCCCATGCTGGCGACCTGA
- a CDS encoding CGNR zinc finger domain-containing protein, whose protein sequence is MATVTPDAHSNEPALVADDPILDMLNTRANVDGILIDFWRHDADVARWLIRAGWFDASGIPTFAEGALLAAAVELREIIRVGIEERKAWILGNPTALNAYLRKALSHPQLIWDAPDTLRLERVRKQQTAEQFLAPLAEAAAQLLVGGDFSLIRTCEHSDCVLWFYDRTKSHKRRWCSMAQCGNRHKVAEFRKRKLQV, encoded by the coding sequence ATGGCTACCGTCACCCCTGATGCGCACTCGAACGAACCGGCTCTTGTGGCCGATGACCCGATTCTGGACATGCTCAACACCCGAGCCAATGTCGATGGAATATTGATCGATTTCTGGCGGCACGACGCCGATGTAGCGCGCTGGCTGATACGTGCCGGCTGGTTTGACGCCTCGGGAATCCCGACGTTTGCCGAAGGCGCGTTATTGGCGGCCGCCGTTGAGCTGCGCGAGATCATTCGTGTGGGCATTGAGGAGCGTAAAGCCTGGATTCTGGGTAATCCAACCGCATTGAATGCCTACTTGCGCAAAGCGCTGAGCCACCCGCAACTGATCTGGGATGCCCCGGACACATTGCGCCTCGAACGTGTGCGCAAACAGCAAACCGCTGAACAGTTTCTCGCGCCGCTGGCGGAAGCCGCTGCGCAACTGCTGGTGGGTGGCGATTTTTCGCTGATTCGCACCTGCGAACATTCGGACTGCGTGCTGTGGTTTTATGACCGTACCAAGTCCCACAAACGCCGCTGGTGCAGCATGGCGCAATGTGGCAACCGTCATAAAGTGGCTGAATTTCGCAAGCGCAAACTACAGGTCTGA
- a CDS encoding MDR family oxidoreductase has product MFKGILIEKDEAGYRAGLSEISEDRLPPGDVTVRVSYSTLNYKDGLAITGTGPVVRKFPMIPGVDLVGTVEHSSDAQFNVGDEVLLNGWGVGEAHWGGLAEKARLEGKWLIALPTGFTAAQAMAIGTAGYTAMLAVIALEEHGLHPDKGDVLVTGANGGVGSFAVAILAKLGYRVVASTGRVAESEYLKQLGAAEIIERATLSEPGKPLAKERWAAAIDSVGSHTLANVCAGIKYRGTVAACGLAQGMEFPGTVMPFILRGVTLAGIDSVNRPRADRIAAWERLAKDFDVSLLPLISHEIGLSEVVEVSAQLIAGKVRGRVVVDVNR; this is encoded by the coding sequence ATGTTCAAGGGCATTTTGATCGAGAAAGACGAGGCGGGTTATCGCGCAGGCTTGAGCGAGATCAGCGAAGACCGACTTCCACCCGGCGACGTCACCGTGCGCGTGTCTTACAGCACGTTGAACTACAAAGACGGTTTAGCGATTACCGGCACCGGGCCTGTGGTGCGCAAATTTCCGATGATTCCGGGCGTGGATTTGGTGGGCACGGTGGAGCACAGCAGTGACGCCCAATTCAACGTCGGGGACGAGGTGTTGCTCAACGGCTGGGGCGTCGGCGAAGCGCATTGGGGTGGCCTCGCCGAAAAAGCCCGGCTTGAAGGGAAATGGCTGATTGCGTTGCCCACGGGTTTTACCGCTGCACAGGCCATGGCCATCGGCACGGCCGGGTACACCGCGATGCTCGCGGTGATCGCCTTGGAAGAGCACGGTCTGCACCCGGATAAGGGCGATGTGCTGGTGACTGGGGCCAATGGTGGCGTCGGCAGCTTCGCGGTGGCTATTTTGGCGAAGCTGGGTTATCGCGTCGTGGCCTCCACCGGGCGCGTTGCCGAAAGCGAGTATTTGAAACAGCTGGGTGCCGCCGAGATCATTGAACGCGCCACCTTGTCAGAACCCGGTAAACCGCTGGCCAAAGAGCGTTGGGCCGCCGCCATTGATTCGGTCGGCAGCCACACGCTGGCGAACGTCTGCGCCGGCATCAAATATCGAGGCACCGTGGCCGCGTGCGGCCTGGCGCAGGGCATGGAATTTCCGGGCACGGTGATGCCGTTTATTTTGCGCGGCGTGACCTTGGCGGGCATCGACAGCGTCAATCGGCCTCGGGCTGACCGGATTGCCGCTTGGGAACGTCTGGCGAAAGATTTCGACGTGTCGTTGCTCCCGTTGATCAGCCACGAAATTGGGCTCAGTGAGGTGGTCGAGGTTTCAGCTCAGTTGATTGCCGGAAAAGTCCGTGGTCGGGTGGTGGTGGACGTCAATCGCTGA
- a CDS encoding TetR/AcrR family transcriptional regulator: MTTLSAKPRGPGRPPKVDRDNFETRDALIRCGTEVLTEQGFMATGIDSILKRVGVPKGSFYHYFDSKEAFGRAVLDHYAAFFARKLDRWLLDETLSPLERLAAFAQDANLGMARYDYRRGCMVGNMGQEVCVLPEGFRAALESIFLDWQARLTRCLKAAQSAGELSVTADCAELAAFFWIGWEGAVLRARLVQSGNPLNTFIAGFLRGLPQ, translated from the coding sequence ATGACAACACTTAGCGCTAAACCACGGGGTCCAGGCCGTCCGCCCAAGGTCGACAGAGACAACTTTGAAACCCGCGACGCATTGATTCGTTGCGGGACTGAGGTCCTGACCGAGCAAGGGTTCATGGCGACTGGCATCGACAGCATTCTTAAGCGGGTCGGTGTGCCAAAGGGCTCGTTCTACCATTACTTCGACAGCAAAGAGGCGTTCGGCCGAGCGGTGTTGGACCATTACGCGGCATTTTTTGCACGCAAACTGGATCGCTGGCTGTTGGACGAAACACTCTCGCCGTTGGAGCGGCTGGCGGCTTTCGCCCAAGACGCCAACCTCGGAATGGCCCGTTATGACTACCGGCGCGGGTGCATGGTCGGCAACATGGGCCAAGAGGTCTGTGTGTTGCCGGAAGGGTTTCGCGCCGCGCTCGAAAGCATTTTTCTCGATTGGCAAGCACGGTTGACGCGGTGTTTAAAGGCGGCCCAATCAGCGGGGGAATTGTCGGTGACGGCTGACTGCGCTGAATTGGCGGCGTTTTTCTGGATCGGCTGGGAGGGCGCTGTGTTGCGCGCTCGGCTGGTTCAAAGTGGCAATCCATTGAATACCTTCATTGCGGGCTTCCTGCGGGGCTTACCGCAGTGA
- a CDS encoding alpha/beta hydrolase translates to MTTYPAHATTTVRYQHVDADGVKVFYREAGAPDAPVILLLHGFPSSSHMYRDLIPHLATRYRVIAPDLPGFGFTDVPAERDYRYSFDSLAKTVERFVEVLGLSRYALYVFDYGAPVGLRLAVAHPERVTALISQNGNAYLEGLGDAWEPIRNYWQTPSAANREIIREAVLNLDGVRYQYVHGVTHPELIAPESYTLDVLLMQRPGNADIQLDLFLDYANNLTLYPAFQAFFKQTQVPALVIWGKHDPFFIPPGAEAYKRDNANAVIEMLDTGHFALETHADYIAQRIVEVLGDAIR, encoded by the coding sequence ATGACCACTTACCCGGCTCACGCCACCACCACTGTTCGCTACCAACACGTCGATGCCGACGGCGTAAAGGTTTTCTACCGCGAAGCCGGCGCGCCTGATGCCCCAGTGATTTTGCTCCTGCACGGTTTCCCGAGTTCATCGCACATGTACCGCGACTTGATCCCGCATCTGGCCACCCGCTACCGCGTCATCGCACCGGATCTGCCGGGCTTCGGCTTCACCGACGTGCCTGCCGAACGGGACTACCGCTACAGCTTCGACAGCCTGGCAAAAACCGTTGAACGCTTTGTTGAGGTGCTGGGCCTGAGCCGCTACGCGCTGTATGTGTTTGACTACGGCGCCCCAGTCGGCCTAAGGCTGGCGGTTGCGCACCCTGAGCGGGTCACCGCGCTGATATCCCAGAATGGCAACGCTTACCTGGAAGGCCTCGGCGACGCGTGGGAGCCGATTCGTAATTATTGGCAAACGCCGAGTGCGGCCAACCGGGAAATCATTCGCGAGGCGGTGCTGAACCTCGACGGTGTGCGCTATCAATACGTGCATGGCGTCACCCACCCGGAACTGATTGCGCCGGAGTCGTACACCTTGGATGTGCTGCTGATGCAGCGTCCGGGCAACGCTGATATTCAGCTGGACCTGTTTCTCGATTACGCCAACAACCTGACGCTGTACCCGGCGTTTCAGGCTTTTTTCAAACAGACCCAAGTACCTGCGCTGGTGATTTGGGGCAAACATGATCCGTTTTTCATTCCACCCGGCGCCGAGGCGTATAAACGCGATAACGCTAACGCGGTGATCGAGATGCTCGACACCGGCCACTTTGCGCTGGAAACTCATGCCGACTACATAGCCCAGCGCATCGTCGAGGTGCTGGGAGACGCTATCCGCTGA
- a CDS encoding nitronate monooxygenase: MSTWPDRRILDLFGIELPILQAPMAGSSGSALAIGVGKAGGLGSLPCAALSQEQIREEVSLIRSQSPGPLNLNFFCHQPPAADPAREARWKESLKDYYTELGADFDAPTPVSARAPFDEAMCALVEELKPEVVSFHFGLPEQALLKRVKATGAKVISSATTVDEAIWLEQHGCDAIIAMGYEAGGHRGLFLSEALYTQIGTLALVPQVVDAVSVPVIAAGGIGDARGIVAAFALGAAAVQMGTAYLFCPEAKVSAPHYQALRSAKASETALTNLFTGRPARGIVNRVMREQGPISAITPAFPLAGGALIPLRARSEPQGSGDFLNLWAGQAVGLKHELSAEALTRQLGAQALKKCSRH, encoded by the coding sequence GTGAGTACATGGCCCGACCGTCGCATCCTTGATCTATTCGGTATCGAACTGCCGATTCTGCAAGCACCCATGGCCGGATCCAGCGGTTCGGCCCTGGCGATTGGCGTTGGCAAGGCTGGCGGCCTTGGGTCACTGCCGTGCGCCGCGCTGAGCCAAGAGCAGATCCGCGAAGAAGTAAGCCTGATTCGCAGCCAGAGTCCCGGCCCACTGAATTTGAATTTTTTCTGCCACCAGCCACCCGCTGCAGACCCCGCGCGGGAGGCTCGCTGGAAAGAATCGCTGAAAGACTATTACACCGAGCTGGGGGCTGATTTCGATGCGCCCACCCCGGTATCGGCCCGCGCGCCCTTCGATGAGGCCATGTGCGCACTGGTCGAAGAGCTGAAGCCCGAAGTGGTCAGCTTCCATTTCGGTCTGCCCGAGCAAGCGCTGTTGAAACGGGTCAAAGCAACCGGCGCCAAAGTGATTTCATCGGCCACCACGGTTGATGAAGCGATATGGCTGGAGCAACACGGCTGTGACGCCATTATCGCCATGGGTTACGAGGCCGGCGGCCATCGCGGGCTGTTCCTGAGTGAGGCCCTGTACACCCAGATCGGCACGTTGGCGTTGGTGCCACAAGTTGTCGATGCTGTCAGTGTTCCGGTGATTGCCGCAGGCGGGATTGGCGACGCTAGAGGTATCGTCGCCGCGTTTGCGTTGGGCGCTGCGGCGGTGCAAATGGGCACGGCCTATTTGTTCTGCCCGGAAGCCAAGGTCAGTGCGCCGCATTACCAAGCGTTGCGCAGCGCCAAAGCCAGTGAAACAGCGTTGACTAACCTCTTCACCGGGCGGCCGGCCCGGGGCATCGTCAACCGTGTGATGCGTGAACAAGGCCCGATCAGCGCTATCACGCCGGCGTTTCCTTTGGCGGGGGGCGCACTGATCCCGTTACGCGCCCGGTCCGAACCCCAAGGCAGCGGTGATTTCCTGAACCTATGGGCCGGTCAGGCGGTGGGCCTGAAGCACGAACTGTCCGCAGAAGCACTGACACGACAACTCGGTGCCCAAGCGCTGAAGAAGTGTTCCAGGCATTAA
- the modA gene encoding molybdate ABC transporter substrate-binding protein, with the protein MNAAFADDVQVAVAANFTAPIQAIAKDFEKDTGHKLIAAYGATGQFYTQIKNGAPFDVFLSADDTTPAKLEKEGDTVPGSRFTYAVGKLALWSAKDGYVDDKGAVLKANQYQHLSIADPKAAPYGLAATQVLAHLGLTDATKDKLVTGQNITQAYQFVSTGNAELGFVALSQIYKDGKVTSGSAWLVPANLHDPIKQDAVILAKGKDNAAAKALVEYLKGPKAAAVIKSYGYEL; encoded by the coding sequence ATGAACGCAGCGTTCGCCGATGACGTCCAGGTGGCGGTCGCTGCCAACTTCACCGCGCCGATCCAGGCCATTGCCAAAGATTTTGAGAAAGACACCGGGCACAAATTGATTGCAGCCTATGGCGCCACTGGGCAGTTCTATACCCAGATCAAAAACGGTGCCCCGTTTGATGTGTTCCTGTCTGCCGATGACACCACCCCGGCCAAGCTGGAAAAAGAGGGTGACACCGTTCCCGGCTCGCGCTTCACCTACGCCGTGGGCAAATTGGCCTTATGGTCGGCCAAAGACGGTTACGTTGACGACAAAGGCGCCGTCCTCAAGGCCAACCAGTATCAGCACCTGTCCATCGCCGATCCAAAAGCCGCCCCATACGGCCTGGCGGCGACTCAGGTCTTGGCCCATCTGGGTCTGACCGACGCGACGAAAGACAAACTCGTTACCGGCCAAAACATCACTCAAGCCTATCAATTTGTCTCCACCGGCAACGCTGAGCTGGGCTTTGTGGCGCTCTCGCAAATCTACAAGGACGGCAAAGTCACCAGTGGTTCGGCATGGCTGGTTCCGGCCAACCTGCATGACCCTATCAAGCAAGACGCGGTCATCTTGGCCAAGGGCAAAGACAACGCCGCTGCCAAAGCACTGGTTGAATACTTGAAGGGGCCAAAAGCCGCTGCGGTGATTAAATCCTACGGCTATGAGCTGTAA
- the modB gene encoding molybdate ABC transporter permease subunit, whose translation MPLGGEDLEAIWLTLKLASLTTFILLLIGTPIALWLAHTRSWLKGPVGAVVALPLVLPPTVIGFYLLLTMGPNGFVGHFTQSIGLGTLTFSFPGLVIGSVLYSMPFVVQPLQNAFCAIGIRPLEVAATLRANPWDTFFSVVLPLAKPGFITGAILGFAHTVGEFGVVLMIGGNIPGKTRVVSVQIYDHVESMEYLHAHWLAGAMVVFSFLVLLALYSSGKTKASWS comes from the coding sequence ATGCCCCTGGGTGGTGAAGACCTGGAAGCGATTTGGCTGACGCTGAAACTGGCGTCACTGACCACCTTCATTCTGTTGCTGATCGGCACACCCATCGCGTTATGGCTGGCACACACGCGTTCGTGGCTCAAGGGCCCGGTGGGTGCGGTGGTTGCCTTGCCGTTGGTGCTGCCGCCCACCGTGATCGGCTTTTACCTGTTGCTGACCATGGGGCCCAACGGTTTTGTCGGGCACTTTACCCAAAGCATTGGCTTGGGGACGCTAACCTTCAGCTTCCCCGGTCTGGTCATCGGCTCGGTCCTCTATTCGATGCCCTTCGTCGTGCAGCCTTTGCAGAATGCCTTTTGCGCGATTGGAATACGGCCACTGGAAGTCGCCGCCACCTTACGCGCTAATCCGTGGGACACCTTCTTCAGCGTCGTGCTGCCGCTGGCCAAGCCGGGGTTCATTACCGGGGCAATCCTTGGGTTTGCCCACACCGTGGGCGAATTTGGCGTGGTGCTGATGATTGGCGGCAATATCCCCGGCAAGACCCGCGTGGTCTCGGTGCAAATCTACGACCACGTTGAGTCCATGGAGTACCTGCACGCGCACTGGCTGGCGGGGGCCATGGTGGTGTTTTCTTTTCTAGTGCTGTTGGCGCTGTACTCCAGCGGCAAAACCAAAGCGAGCTGGAGTTAA
- the modC gene encoding molybdenum ABC transporter ATP-binding protein has translation MTLPLAEIQVRLQLAYPSFAVDVDLKLPGRGVTALYGDSGSGKTTCLRCIAGLEKAHHGFIQINDEVWQDSSKGIFLAPHKRALGYVFQEASLFPHLSVRGNLEFGLRRIASHQRKVQLPQATALLGIEHLLDRRPDKLSGGERQRVGIARALLTSPRLLLLDEPLAALDAKRKSEILPYLERLHDELDIPLLYVSHSQDEVARLADHIVLLSNGKALASGPIGETLARLDLPMATGDAAGVVIEGVVSAYDVNYQLLTLQLPGSDLTVRVAHAPMDIGKHLRFTVQARDVSLNLQPDDQSSILNRLPVTVTGEVAADNTAHVLVRLEAAGVPLLARITRYSRDRLHLYPGQQLWAQIKSVAVLA, from the coding sequence ATGACATTGCCGCTCGCTGAGATTCAGGTTCGGCTGCAACTGGCTTACCCCAGCTTTGCCGTGGACGTCGACCTCAAGCTGCCGGGACGCGGAGTGACAGCGCTCTACGGCGATTCCGGTTCGGGTAAAACCACCTGCCTGCGGTGTATTGCCGGGTTGGAAAAAGCGCACCACGGGTTTATTCAAATCAACGACGAGGTATGGCAAGACAGCAGTAAAGGCATTTTCCTCGCCCCGCATAAGCGTGCGCTGGGCTATGTCTTTCAGGAGGCCAGCCTATTCCCGCATCTGTCGGTACGCGGCAACTTGGAATTCGGTTTGCGACGCATCGCAAGTCATCAGCGCAAAGTGCAACTGCCTCAGGCTACCGCGTTACTCGGCATCGAACACCTGCTGGATCGACGCCCGGACAAATTGTCTGGCGGCGAGCGCCAACGCGTCGGGATTGCCCGCGCCTTGCTGACCAGCCCGCGCCTGTTGTTGCTGGACGAGCCCTTGGCGGCGCTGGACGCCAAACGTAAAAGCGAAATCCTGCCGTACCTGGAGCGGCTGCACGACGAGCTGGATATTCCGCTGCTGTACGTCAGCCACTCCCAAGACGAAGTCGCACGGCTGGCCGACCACATTGTGCTGTTGAGCAACGGTAAAGCCCTGGCCAGCGGTCCTATCGGTGAAACCCTGGCGCGACTCGACCTACCGATGGCGACCGGTGACGCTGCCGGGGTAGTGATTGAAGGCGTCGTCAGCGCGTACGACGTCAATTACCAGTTGCTGACGCTACAACTGCCCGGCAGCGATTTAACCGTGCGTGTGGCCCATGCGCCCATGGATATCGGTAAACACTTGCGTTTCACCGTGCAGGCCAGGGACGTCAGCCTGAACCTGCAACCCGACGACCAAAGCAGCATTCTTAACCGCTTGCCGGTGACTGTGACCGGTGAGGTGGCGGCCGATAACACGGCCCATGTGTTGGTCCGGCTCGAGGCTGCTGGCGTACCGCTGCTCGCACGCATCACCCGTTACTCCCGCGACCGGCTGCACCTCTATCCCGGCCAACAATTATGGGCACAGATCAAGTCGGTGGCGGTCCTGGCATAG
- a CDS encoding DNA topoisomerase IB, with the protein MSDSTDVIQLPSDLHYVDDTQVGFSRKILRGKFAYFDTAGQRIRDESEIKRINALVIPPAYTDVWICADPQGHLQATGRDARGRKQYRYHPRWREIRDENKYSRMIEFGMALPKVRKQLEAQLNAPGMGRDKVMATVISLLDATLIRIGNSQYARDNRSYGLTTLRNKHVEVKGSAILFQFRGKSGVEHQISIKDRRLARIIKRCMELPGQNLFQYLDDNGERHSVSSSDINAYLHSLTGADFTAKDYRTWAGSALALTTLRKLKWETEADAKKHIVDMVKEVARQLGNTPAVCRRCYIHPAVLEGFLLGNLAKLPRVRQRKGLRQEEVALATFLQALATKAAEMAKSAD; encoded by the coding sequence ATGTCCGACTCGACCGACGTCATCCAACTGCCTTCCGACCTGCACTATGTCGACGACACTCAAGTGGGGTTCAGTCGAAAAATCTTGCGCGGCAAATTTGCTTACTTCGACACCGCCGGACAGCGCATCCGCGATGAATCGGAAATCAAACGGATCAATGCGCTGGTGATACCACCGGCCTACACCGATGTGTGGATTTGCGCTGACCCTCAAGGGCATTTGCAAGCCACCGGACGCGACGCACGGGGCCGCAAACAGTATCGCTATCACCCGCGCTGGCGCGAGATCCGCGACGAGAACAAGTACTCAAGGATGATTGAGTTTGGCATGGCGCTGCCCAAGGTCCGCAAGCAACTGGAAGCGCAATTGAATGCGCCGGGCATGGGTCGGGACAAGGTCATGGCGACCGTTATTTCACTGCTGGACGCCACGTTGATTCGTATTGGCAACAGTCAGTACGCTCGAGACAATCGGTCTTACGGGTTAACGACGCTGCGCAATAAACACGTGGAAGTCAAAGGCAGCGCAATTCTGTTTCAGTTTCGCGGCAAAAGTGGCGTCGAGCATCAAATCAGCATTAAGGATCGACGCTTGGCGCGCATCATCAAGCGCTGCATGGAGCTGCCGGGGCAGAATCTGTTTCAGTATCTGGACGACAACGGCGAGCGGCACTCGGTGAGCTCTTCAGACATTAACGCTTATCTGCACAGCCTCACCGGCGCTGATTTCACCGCCAAGGACTACCGAACCTGGGCCGGCAGCGCATTGGCGCTGACAACCTTGCGCAAGCTGAAATGGGAGACTGAGGCCGACGCAAAAAAACACATCGTCGACATGGTGAAGGAAGTCGCGCGGCAACTGGGCAACACCCCGGCGGTCTGCCGACGTTGCTATATCCATCCTGCGGTACTCGAAGGTTTTCTACTGGGTAATCTAGCCAAACTGCCCCGGGTTCGACAACGCAAGGGCCTGCGGCAAGAAGAAGTCGCGCTGGCGACTTTCCTCCAAGCGCTAGCCACAAAAGCCGCCGAAATGGCTAAAAGCGCTGACTGA